The Cellulomonas oligotrophica sequence CATCTCGAGGACGCCCAGCGCGAGCGCTCCCCCGACCCACCAGAGCCACCCCATCGTGCCCACCTCCACCGGTCGACGGACCACCGCACGGATCCTGTGACGATCCTAGACGACTTCTTTGCCCGCGCGTGGTCGGACGAGCGGCTTCAGGGCACCCGACCGGCGCCCCTGCCGCCGGTCGGGTGCCGGCTGCGTCAGTGCGCGCCGCGGACCGCGGTACTCGTCACCGCATGGGCCGACCAGCGCCCGTCGGCGTGGTCGAGGCGCAGGCTCACGTCGAACGCCCCCGAGAGGTTCTCCGCGGTGAGGACGTCGACGATCGGCCCGGCGGCGTGGACGCGTCCCTGCCGCAGCAGCAGCAGGTGCGTGAAGCCCGGGGGGATCTCCTCGACGTGGTGCGTCACCAGCACGAGCGCGGGCGAGCGCGGGTCGCGGGCCAGCTCGGCCAGCGCCCCCACGAGCTCCTCGCGGCCGCCCAGGTCCAGGCCCGCGGCGGGCTCGTCGAGCAGCAGCAGCTCGGGGTCGCTCATGAGCGCCCTAGCGATCTGCACGCGCTTGCGCTCCCCCTCGGACAGGGTGCCGAAGAACCGGTCCGCGAGGTGGTCCACGCC is a genomic window containing:
- a CDS encoding ABC transporter ATP-binding protein, giving the protein MTDVLDLQAVTIRRGTTTILDDLSWTVREGERWVVLGRNGAGKTTLLQVASGRMHPTSGAAELLGSRLGATDVFELRPRIGLSSAALADRIPSGETVRDVVLTAAYGVTGRWREAYEEVDESRAGDLLAAFGVDHLADRFFGTLSEGERKRVQIARALMSDPELLLLDEPAAGLDLGGREELVGALAELARDPRSPALVLVTHHVEEIPPGFTHLLLLRQGRVHAAGPIVDVLTAENLSGAFDVSLRLDHADGRWSAHAVTSTAVRGAH